A genomic window from Carboxydothermus pertinax includes:
- a CDS encoding sulfide/dihydroorotate dehydrogenase-like FAD/NAD-binding protein yields MYKILKREDLAPSIKLFDIEAPMVARKAQAGQFIILKIDEKGERIPLTIADFDREKGLVTIIFQEVGKTTKQLGLLGEGDAVSDFVGPLGIPSHIEKYGRVVCIGGGVGIAPIYPITRALKEAGNEVIGIIGARSKDYLFWEEKMRAVTDELLVTTDDGSYVRKGFVTDVLKEVIDRGKTINLVVAIGPLPMMKAVAEVTRPYQIKTIVSLNSIMVDGTGMCGACRVSVGGQTKFVCVDGPDFDGHLVDFDEQMRRAKIYQDEEKRALLKFEEGCGRC; encoded by the coding sequence GTGTATAAGATCCTAAAAAGAGAAGACTTGGCACCATCTATAAAGCTTTTTGATATTGAGGCGCCGATGGTGGCAAGAAAAGCCCAGGCCGGGCAGTTTATCATTTTAAAAATTGATGAAAAAGGCGAAAGGATACCGCTCACAATTGCTGATTTTGACCGGGAAAAGGGACTGGTAACTATAATTTTTCAGGAAGTAGGAAAAACCACTAAACAGCTAGGGCTCCTTGGTGAGGGGGATGCAGTAAGTGACTTTGTAGGACCGCTAGGTATTCCTTCCCATATTGAAAAGTACGGCCGGGTAGTGTGTATTGGCGGTGGAGTTGGTATTGCTCCCATTTATCCTATTACCCGGGCTTTAAAAGAAGCGGGTAATGAAGTTATTGGAATTATTGGAGCTCGTTCCAAAGATTATTTGTTTTGGGAAGAAAAAATGCGGGCGGTTACCGATGAGCTTTTAGTTACTACTGACGATGGTTCCTATGTGCGAAAAGGCTTTGTTACTGATGTTTTAAAAGAAGTAATCGACCGGGGCAAGACCATTAACCTGGTGGTGGCTATTGGACCTCTTCCGATGATGAAAGCGGTAGCTGAGGTTACCCGGCCTTATCAAATAAAAACAATTGTCAGTTTAAACTCGATCATGGTGGACGGAACTGGCATGTGCGGTGCCTGTCGGGTCTCGGTGGGGGGACAAACCAAGTTTGTCTGTGTTGATGGTCCCGATTTTGATGGTCATCTTGTGGATTTTGATGAACAAATGCGGCGGGCGAAAATTTATCAAGATGAAGAAAAGAGAGCCCTCTTAAAGTTTGAAGAGGGATGCGGGAGGTGCTAA
- a CDS encoding Kae1-like domain-containing protein, with protein MEPIFLGFDTSNYTTSFAALDGKGRLIFDLREILPVPLGEVGLRQRDVVFLHLRHLNRMVKEGLSQINRKDIQGIGVAIKPRPLEESYMPSFLAGEVVAHTLSLALKLPLTKTSHQEGHLAAALWSLDQDFDKFLAVHFSGGTSEVVKVEKNQAGYNIELLGKTLDISAGQLVDRIGVLLGLPFPAGKSLEELAQRAKGELTVPTTFIKGNWHFSGAETYLKRKLQEVPPYEIARAVEDVIARTLFKIIEYYHQENLPVVLMGGVMANNYIKKSLEERLRKRKVNVELFFAKAFYTTDNAVGVAEISRIRRIF; from the coding sequence ATGGAGCCAATTTTTTTGGGATTTGATACCAGTAATTACACTACGTCCTTTGCCGCTCTTGATGGTAAGGGGCGTTTAATTTTTGATTTAAGGGAAATTTTGCCAGTGCCGCTAGGAGAAGTTGGTTTAAGACAGCGGGATGTGGTATTTTTGCATCTTCGGCACTTAAACCGGATGGTGAAAGAGGGATTGTCCCAAATTAATCGGAAAGATATCCAGGGGATAGGAGTAGCAATTAAACCACGACCGCTAGAGGAATCGTATATGCCATCCTTTTTAGCGGGCGAAGTAGTTGCCCATACCCTTTCCTTAGCCTTAAAATTACCCTTAACAAAAACATCGCACCAGGAGGGACATTTGGCGGCAGCTTTATGGTCTTTGGATCAGGACTTCGATAAGTTTTTGGCAGTTCATTTTTCCGGTGGTACCAGCGAGGTGGTAAAAGTAGAAAAAAACCAAGCCGGTTATAATATTGAACTTTTAGGAAAAACTCTTGATATCTCGGCGGGCCAGCTGGTAGACCGGATTGGAGTTTTACTGGGTCTACCCTTTCCCGCGGGGAAATCTTTAGAGGAGCTAGCCCAAAGAGCAAAAGGGGAACTTACTGTGCCGACAACGTTTATTAAAGGCAACTGGCACTTTTCCGGAGCAGAAACTTATCTTAAACGAAAGCTTCAAGAAGTCCCACCTTATGAAATTGCTCGGGCGGTGGAAGATGTTATTGCGCGCACGTTATTTAAAATTATAGAGTATTATCACCAGGAAAATCTTCCTGTGGTTTTAATGGGAGGGGTAATGGCTAATAATTACATAAAAAAATCTTTGGAGGAAAGATTAAGAAAAAGAAAAGTAAACGTAGAGCTTTTTTTTGCAAAAGCTTTTTACACAACGGACAATGCGGTTGGTGTTGCGGAAATTTCTCGGATTAGAAGGATTTTTTAG
- the nusB gene encoding transcription antitermination factor NusB codes for MNRHTAREMAFKALFGLDFTPEKTVDTLESLWAEKIAEGHIPPERLVDFSRELVLGVIEKREKLDDIIRKRAIGWEFNRLARVDKTILRLALYEMLYRPDIDIPVSIDEAVELAKIYGEKESPKFINGILGYVAEHLGEFREEN; via the coding sequence GTGAATCGGCATACGGCAAGGGAAATGGCATTTAAGGCGTTATTTGGACTGGATTTTACTCCGGAAAAGACGGTTGACACTCTAGAAAGTTTATGGGCCGAGAAAATTGCTGAAGGTCATATACCTCCGGAAAGGTTAGTAGATTTCTCCCGGGAACTGGTGTTAGGGGTTATTGAGAAAAGAGAAAAACTTGATGATATTATTCGTAAGCGGGCGATTGGCTGGGAGTTTAACCGGCTGGCGCGGGTAGATAAGACTATCTTACGCCTGGCCTTGTATGAAATGCTCTACCGACCGGATATCGATATCCCTGTTTCCATTGATGAAGCGGTGGAATTGGCAAAAATATACGGTGAAAAAGAATCGCCTAAATTTATAAATGGTATTTTAGGGTATGTTGCGGAGCATTTAGGGGAGTTTAGGGAGGAAAATTAA
- a CDS encoding DUF2273 domain-containing protein, which yields MDEWQGFFMKNRGKILGIVLGGGFGFFAIAFGFFKALFLAFCLGLGYLIGKRLDEEQDFSSIWEKIFKER from the coding sequence ATGGATGAGTGGCAAGGGTTCTTTATGAAAAATCGGGGTAAAATATTAGGAATAGTTTTAGGAGGTGGCTTTGGCTTTTTTGCCATTGCTTTTGGCTTTTTTAAAGCATTATTTTTAGCTTTTTGCCTGGGATTAGGCTATTTAATAGGTAAGCGACTGGATGAGGAACAAGACTTTAGCAGTATTTGGGAGAAAATTTTCAAAGAGCGGTAA
- the amaP gene encoding alkaline shock response membrane anchor protein AmaP, which produces MNFVDRSILFLYGLVTVFLLLIFLLTVLGWHLPIYYLKNVFFDVQFRTALFAFLLLLILLGLKVIALSLKAQRKRDRGISLEGELGQINVTFDTISALIKRVAGKIPGVKEVRPILEAYPQGLGVQVLVRVLPDLNIPEISKRLQEEIDSYIQESLGIKLLNIKIKVEDIAQEIRPRVE; this is translated from the coding sequence ATGAACTTTGTTGACCGCAGTATTTTATTTCTTTATGGCCTGGTAACGGTTTTTCTTTTGCTTATATTTCTGCTAACGGTTTTGGGTTGGCATTTGCCAATCTACTATTTAAAAAATGTGTTTTTTGATGTTCAGTTCCGGACCGCGCTTTTTGCCTTTTTGCTGCTGCTAATTCTTTTGGGGCTTAAGGTTATTGCCTTAAGCTTAAAAGCACAACGGAAAAGAGACCGGGGTATCTCCTTAGAAGGAGAGCTTGGTCAAATTAATGTTACTTTTGATACAATTTCGGCCTTAATAAAAAGGGTAGCGGGAAAAATCCCTGGGGTAAAAGAAGTCCGGCCGATCTTGGAGGCGTATCCCCAGGGTTTAGGAGTACAAGTTTTGGTACGGGTACTTCCAGATTTAAATATTCCAGAGATTTCAAAGAGGTTACAGGAAGAAATTGATAGTTACATACAGGAGAGTTTGGGGATTAAGCTTTTGAACATTAAAATTAAAGTTGAGGATATAGCCCAGGAAATAAGGCCCAGGGTAGAATAG
- a CDS encoding Asp23/Gls24 family envelope stress response protein: MDGKNNSLIREEGTEIGSIKISDEVVAVIAGLAASEIPGVAGMSGTLAGIAEKLGMKSMSKGVKVEVGERETAIDLFIVVEYGVRIPDVASEVQHAVKKAVESMTGLTVVEVNVHVQGVQSPTEAREEEIRVK; this comes from the coding sequence GTGGATGGGAAAAACAATAGTTTAATTAGGGAGGAAGGTACGGAAATCGGGAGTATAAAAATAAGTGACGAAGTAGTAGCGGTTATTGCTGGTTTGGCTGCGTCGGAAATTCCTGGTGTTGCAGGAATGAGTGGTACTTTAGCTGGTATTGCCGAAAAACTTGGAATGAAGTCAATGTCCAAAGGAGTTAAAGTCGAAGTAGGTGAGCGGGAAACTGCCATAGACTTATTTATTGTGGTAGAATATGGCGTACGGATTCCTGATGTAGCCAGTGAGGTACAACATGCAGTAAAAAAAGCCGTGGAAAGCATGACAGGACTTACTGTGGTGGAAGTTAATGTTCATGTCCAGGGCGTTCAGTCCCCCACTGAGGCTCGGGAAGAGGAAATAAGGGTTAAGTAG
- the accC gene encoding acetyl-CoA carboxylase biotin carboxylase subunit: protein MFKKVLVANRGEIAVRIIRALKEMGILTVAVYSEADRESLPVKLADEAICIGPKESNRSYLNIPAIISAALVTGAEAIHPGYGFLAENAAFAEAVEASGLTFIGPPPQAIELMGDKATARQTMIEAGVPVVPGSKKVIDTVEEAIATAREIGYPVMLKASAGGGGKGMRIAQNDEDLAKAFVTARTEAQNAFGNPDVYLEKYVEEPRHIEIQVLGDKYGNYVYLFERDCSIQRRHQKLIEEAPSPFVDQELREKMGEAALKACRAVGYYSAGTVEFLVDREKNFYFMEMNTRIQVEHPVTEFITGVDLIKEQIKIAAGEKLSFTQKDLKIHGWAIECRINAEDPDKNFLPSPGLITNYLPPGGNGVRVDSFIYPGYKVVPYYDSLIAKVITWGQNREEAIARMQRALLEMRLEGIKTTVPFHLKVLENAFFRKGEVYTNFIQRRILAEE, encoded by the coding sequence ATGTTTAAAAAAGTCCTTGTAGCCAATCGCGGAGAAATTGCTGTTCGAATTATCCGGGCTTTAAAAGAAATGGGAATTTTAACGGTAGCGGTATATTCGGAAGCCGACCGGGAAAGTTTACCCGTAAAACTTGCCGATGAGGCGATTTGTATTGGTCCCAAAGAATCTAACCGTAGCTATTTAAATATACCAGCCATTATAAGCGCTGCTTTAGTAACAGGAGCTGAAGCAATTCATCCAGGCTACGGCTTTTTGGCGGAAAACGCTGCTTTTGCCGAAGCAGTGGAGGCAAGCGGATTAACTTTTATTGGACCACCGCCGCAGGCGATAGAGCTTATGGGCGATAAAGCTACTGCCCGGCAAACGATGATTGAAGCGGGGGTACCGGTGGTACCTGGTTCCAAAAAAGTAATAGATACCGTTGAGGAAGCTATTGCCACTGCCCGGGAAATCGGTTACCCGGTGATGTTAAAAGCTTCCGCCGGGGGTGGCGGTAAAGGAATGCGGATAGCTCAAAATGATGAGGATCTGGCCAAAGCTTTTGTCACGGCCCGCACGGAAGCGCAAAATGCTTTTGGTAATCCCGATGTGTACTTGGAAAAATATGTAGAAGAACCCCGGCACATTGAAATTCAAGTCCTTGGGGATAAATACGGCAATTATGTTTATTTGTTTGAGCGGGACTGCTCAATCCAGCGACGACACCAAAAACTAATTGAAGAAGCTCCTTCGCCTTTTGTGGATCAAGAACTTAGGGAAAAAATGGGGGAAGCGGCTTTAAAAGCCTGCCGAGCAGTTGGTTATTACAGTGCCGGTACGGTGGAGTTTTTAGTAGACCGGGAGAAAAACTTTTATTTTATGGAAATGAACACCAGGATTCAGGTGGAGCATCCGGTGACGGAATTTATTACCGGAGTTGATTTGATAAAAGAGCAAATTAAAATTGCAGCAGGGGAAAAACTATCTTTTACCCAGAAAGATTTAAAAATCCATGGTTGGGCCATTGAATGCCGCATTAATGCTGAAGATCCCGATAAAAATTTCTTGCCAAGTCCTGGCCTTATAACTAATTATCTTCCACCAGGAGGCAATGGGGTGAGGGTCGATAGTTTTATCTATCCCGGTTATAAAGTAGTTCCCTATTACGATTCGCTTATTGCCAAGGTCATAACCTGGGGACAGAACCGGGAAGAAGCCATTGCCAGGATGCAGCGGGCGCTTTTAGAAATGCGTTTAGAAGGGATTAAAACTACTGTTCCTTTTCATTTAAAAGTACTGGAAAATGCCTTTTTCCGTAAAGGGGAAGTTTATACCAATTTTATCCAGAGGAGAATTTTAGCGGAAGAATAA
- the accB gene encoding acetyl-CoA carboxylase biotin carboxyl carrier protein, producing the protein MKRKVKITDTTLRDGHQSLWATRMRTEHMLPILEKLDRVGYHSLEVWGGATFDVCLRYLKEDPWERLRAIKKIVKNTPLQMLLRGQSLVGYQHYPDDVVERFVFKAVDNGIDIIRIFDALNDIRNMEVPMKAAKASGAHVQAAVVYTISPVHTLEHYLETAKRLVEMGADSICIKDMAGLCTPYHAYELVAVLKKEVGVPLQFHSHYIGGLAVGAYLKAIEAGVDVVDTASVPLAFGASQPPVETVVRALADTPYDTELNIHELFEIARYFEDLRKRLGYERGVTRISDMRVFEHQVPGGMITNLISQLEEQKALHRLEEVLEEIPRVRAELGYPPLVTPTSQIVGTQAVLNVLTGQRYKLIPGEVRSYVQGLYGRPPAPIDPDIQALILGDLKPVECRPADLLEPKMEKIKEEIKNLARSEEDLLSYALFPQIARKFFEEREQGKLTPVVNNNEGTNKLDKELRKEEQNLNLKEIRDLILLLNETNIAELIIESEGTKIAIKKGQTLTDGITPAPVVMPENKVVPEKAEEKSMENFSVITSPMVGTFYRAPAPGAPPFVEVGQRVKPGDVLCIIEAMKLMNEIESEIAGEIVEILVENGEAVEYGQPLFKVRV; encoded by the coding sequence ATGAAGAGAAAGGTAAAAATTACAGATACTACTTTAAGGGATGGCCATCAAAGCCTCTGGGCTACCCGGATGAGAACTGAACATATGCTCCCCATTTTAGAAAAGCTTGACCGGGTGGGTTATCATTCCCTGGAAGTTTGGGGTGGGGCTACTTTTGATGTTTGCCTTAGGTACTTAAAAGAAGACCCCTGGGAAAGATTAAGGGCCATTAAAAAAATTGTTAAAAATACCCCGCTGCAAATGCTTTTAAGAGGACAATCGCTGGTAGGCTATCAACATTATCCCGATGATGTGGTTGAGCGTTTTGTTTTTAAAGCTGTAGACAATGGTATAGATATCATTAGAATTTTTGATGCTCTAAACGATATTCGCAATATGGAAGTACCAATGAAAGCTGCTAAAGCTTCCGGAGCTCATGTCCAGGCCGCAGTAGTTTATACCATAAGTCCCGTTCATACTTTGGAGCATTATCTTGAAACCGCTAAACGCCTGGTGGAGATGGGAGCCGATTCTATCTGTATAAAGGATATGGCCGGGCTTTGTACTCCATATCATGCTTATGAACTGGTGGCAGTTTTAAAAAAAGAAGTAGGGGTTCCCCTGCAGTTTCACAGCCATTATATTGGAGGCTTAGCGGTAGGAGCCTACTTAAAAGCAATTGAAGCGGGGGTAGATGTGGTGGATACTGCCAGTGTCCCCCTAGCCTTTGGTGCTTCCCAGCCACCGGTGGAAACGGTGGTTAGAGCTCTGGCTGATACTCCCTATGATACTGAATTAAATATCCATGAACTTTTTGAAATAGCCCGCTATTTCGAAGATTTAAGAAAACGACTGGGCTATGAACGGGGGGTTACCCGCATTTCTGATATGCGGGTCTTTGAGCATCAGGTTCCCGGCGGGATGATTACTAATTTAATAAGCCAGTTAGAGGAACAAAAAGCTTTACATCGGCTGGAAGAAGTGTTAGAAGAGATTCCCCGGGTTAGAGCTGAACTGGGCTATCCCCCTTTGGTTACTCCTACCAGTCAAATTGTGGGCACCCAGGCAGTGTTAAATGTTTTAACCGGACAAAGGTATAAATTAATACCGGGAGAAGTACGTTCGTATGTACAGGGTTTATACGGTAGACCACCAGCTCCTATTGATCCTGATATTCAGGCCCTGATTCTTGGGGATTTAAAACCGGTAGAGTGCCGTCCAGCGGACTTACTAGAGCCAAAAATGGAAAAAATAAAGGAAGAGATTAAAAATCTAGCTCGGTCGGAAGAAGACCTGTTGTCTTATGCCCTGTTTCCTCAAATTGCCCGCAAGTTTTTTGAAGAGCGGGAGCAGGGAAAATTAACTCCGGTGGTGAATAATAATGAAGGGACAAATAAGCTTGACAAAGAACTGCGGAAGGAGGAGCAAAATTTGAATTTAAAGGAAATTAGGGATTTAATCCTACTGTTAAATGAAACTAATATTGCTGAACTTATAATTGAAAGTGAAGGTACCAAGATTGCCATAAAAAAAGGACAAACGCTAACGGATGGTATAACCCCTGCACCTGTTGTGATGCCGGAAAATAAAGTTGTTCCTGAAAAAGCAGAAGAAAAATCCATGGAAAATTTCTCGGTAATTACCTCGCCAATGGTCGGAACTTTTTACCGGGCTCCAGCTCCTGGCGCTCCTCCCTTTGTCGAAGTGGGGCAGAGAGTAAAGCCTGGTGATGTCCTTTGCATCATTGAGGCAATGAAACTTATGAATGAAATTGAAAGTGAAATTGCCGGAGAAATTGTCGAAATCTTAGTGGAGAACGGTGAGGCGGTAGAATACGGTCAACCACTTTTTAAAGTAAGGGTATAA
- a CDS encoding SpoIIIAH-like family protein — protein sequence MYVIKKEWLVTLGVILAVTLAVFFIFNRPEQKYTTTLKPVNVTDNTLNTAKSLGEFRLMREKNRSYLIESLKEIGTNRKEAEVRILKILDFKEKENFLEETLKARYDTDVVAYLQDNQAVVILKKPEDDKIRLEVREFVAQNLSYPVNKVLVIFK from the coding sequence GTGTACGTAATTAAAAAAGAATGGTTAGTAACTTTGGGTGTAATTTTAGCAGTAACTTTAGCGGTTTTTTTTATCTTTAATCGGCCGGAACAGAAATATACAACTACTTTAAAGCCGGTAAACGTTACTGATAACACCTTAAATACGGCAAAAAGCCTTGGGGAATTTCGGTTAATGCGGGAAAAAAACCGTTCCTACTTAATTGAAAGTTTAAAAGAAATAGGGACAAATCGGAAAGAAGCAGAGGTAAGGATTTTAAAAATCCTGGATTTTAAAGAAAAAGAAAACTTTTTAGAGGAAACTTTAAAAGCTCGCTATGATACCGATGTGGTAGCTTACCTGCAGGATAACCAGGCGGTAGTGATCTTGAAAAAACCTGAAGATGATAAAATCCGGCTAGAGGTTAGGGAATTTGTGGCCCAAAACTTAAGCTATCCGGTAAATAAAGTGCTGGTTATATTTAAATAA
- the spoIIIAG gene encoding stage III sporulation protein AG: MNFWEFFKGMEREKLIFFLCLAVIGLVFLAWGDTRDTKTKANPAEPLPKEVFESEISRQEKEISQRLEEILGKIDGVGEVSVEVKLLRSSAKEYAQNRNAGQKTTQESEKSGINRNISENTDQKEVVLIKDGQGQESPVLLTEETPVVGGVVVVAEGARNPEIKEEIVNAVSGALALPPHKIEVLEGGSGGVRN; the protein is encoded by the coding sequence ATGAATTTTTGGGAATTTTTTAAAGGGATGGAACGGGAGAAACTTATTTTTTTTCTTTGTTTAGCGGTAATTGGGCTTGTATTTCTAGCCTGGGGCGACACTAGAGATACCAAAACCAAGGCTAATCCGGCAGAACCTTTGCCCAAGGAAGTATTTGAATCGGAGATAAGCCGGCAGGAAAAAGAAATTTCCCAAAGACTCGAGGAAATTTTGGGAAAAATTGACGGAGTAGGGGAGGTTTCAGTGGAGGTTAAACTATTAAGAAGTTCGGCAAAAGAATATGCCCAAAACCGCAATGCCGGGCAAAAAACTACTCAAGAATCGGAGAAATCAGGAATAAACAGGAATATCAGTGAAAATACGGACCAAAAAGAAGTAGTGTTAATAAAAGATGGTCAGGGGCAAGAAAGCCCAGTACTATTAACCGAAGAGACTCCGGTAGTGGGAGGTGTAGTGGTGGTAGCAGAAGGGGCTAGAAATCCGGAAATAAAAGAAGAGATTGTCAATGCGGTGTCCGGAGCTTTAGCCCTGCCACCGCATAAAATTGAAGTACTGGAAGGAGGGAGTGGGGGTGTACGTAATTAA
- the spoIIIAF gene encoding stage III sporulation protein AF, which yields METVLKLVREIIFLLLLFTFLELLLPLGQIKNFTRAVIGLLILLAIINPLFEVLNTNWELKVFLPQEEAVPVIRPGELYQRAKDEAEKGLEAQIKALLNLSSGKVEKVQVKFGDNRVEKVTVLIKGPFNAGEKERYREVLKAFFGIENIDFRVTGVGQ from the coding sequence ATGGAAACGGTGCTAAAACTTGTACGGGAAATAATTTTTTTGCTGCTTTTGTTTACTTTTTTAGAATTATTACTGCCTTTAGGGCAAATAAAAAATTTTACCCGGGCGGTCATTGGGCTTTTAATTCTTTTAGCAATTATTAATCCGTTGTTTGAGGTACTAAACACCAATTGGGAATTAAAGGTGTTTCTACCCCAAGAAGAAGCAGTGCCGGTAATTCGCCCGGGGGAACTTTATCAAAGGGCTAAGGATGAGGCGGAAAAAGGCCTGGAAGCCCAAATCAAGGCTTTATTAAATTTAAGCAGCGGGAAAGTGGAAAAAGTCCAGGTTAAGTTTGGGGATAATCGGGTTGAAAAAGTAACGGTTTTAATAAAGGGGCCTTTCAATGCCGGAGAAAAAGAACGCTACCGGGAAGTGTTAAAAGCTTTTTTTGGTATTGAAAATATTGACTTTAGAGTAACGGGGGTGGGGCAATGA
- the spoIIIAE gene encoding stage III sporulation protein AE, with the protein MKKINLIIFTLLFLSLSKIPVLAQEINLPDEALKILNSAEGELQKVAPQVDLKKEVLALFRGEKKISPKDLLLNLEKVIFQELRVNLKLLLKLFILAIILSLLRQLENSFSSGSIAQISKAACYLAFMLLALQSFTVAVKVGREAVEDMVGVALALLPASLGLVAAAGAVTTSSLLSPTLLGLIGVMGSIIQNFIFPLLYLSILLEITTGISDRFSLDKLIKFAQQLSMGLVGLMLSLLLGVGTLETIAGGVADTFVLKTARFATGTFIPVVGKVLTDAIEAVAGTVYLLKNALNAVGIVVLFGVVTAPAIKVLALGIAYKFAGAVLEPLGEDNYVKTLTGMGNALLLIFGVLAILSLFLFFLFAVLIFAGKPV; encoded by the coding sequence ATGAAAAAAATTAACTTAATTATTTTCACCCTGCTATTTCTTTCTTTAAGTAAAATACCAGTGTTAGCTCAAGAAATTAATCTTCCGGACGAGGCTTTAAAAATATTAAATTCGGCAGAAGGAGAACTTCAGAAAGTGGCTCCACAAGTAGACTTAAAAAAAGAAGTGCTGGCCCTTTTTCGAGGGGAGAAAAAAATATCCCCAAAAGATCTTCTTCTGAATCTAGAGAAAGTAATATTCCAGGAATTACGGGTAAATCTAAAACTTCTCTTAAAGCTTTTTATTTTGGCCATAATTCTCTCTCTTTTAAGGCAGTTAGAGAACAGCTTTTCTTCGGGAAGTATCGCTCAAATTTCTAAAGCTGCTTGTTATCTAGCTTTCATGCTATTAGCTTTGCAAAGTTTTACCGTGGCGGTAAAGGTAGGGCGGGAAGCGGTAGAAGATATGGTAGGGGTAGCTTTAGCTTTATTACCTGCAAGTTTAGGGTTAGTTGCGGCTGCTGGGGCTGTGACTACTTCTTCGCTCCTTTCCCCAACCTTGCTTGGGTTAATAGGTGTAATGGGTAGTATTATTCAAAACTTTATCTTTCCCCTTCTTTATTTAAGTATTTTGCTGGAAATTACAACCGGTATAAGCGACCGCTTTTCTTTAGATAAACTTATAAAATTTGCCCAGCAGTTAAGCATGGGCCTGGTGGGGTTAATGTTAAGCCTTCTCCTAGGAGTAGGAACCTTGGAAACAATCGCAGGGGGAGTTGCCGATACTTTTGTACTAAAAACGGCAAGGTTTGCTACCGGCACTTTCATCCCCGTGGTGGGGAAGGTCTTAACCGATGCGATAGAGGCAGTGGCGGGAACGGTTTATCTCTTAAAAAATGCTTTAAATGCAGTGGGTATCGTCGTTTTATTTGGGGTGGTAACGGCTCCGGCAATTAAAGTTTTAGCTTTAGGCATAGCGTACAAGTTTGCTGGAGCGGTACTGGAGCCACTGGGGGAGGATAATTATGTTAAAACTTTAACGGGAATGGGTAACGCCCTTCTTTTAATTTTTGGCGTTCTGGCTATTTTAAGCTTATTTTTATTTTTCTTGTTTGCAGTTTTAATCTTTGCCGGCAAACCCGTTTAG
- the spoIIIAD gene encoding stage III sporulation protein AD, with protein MEIGTIVGLGLIATTLALVVKRERPEIAVLLSVATGVVVFLLLMDKIAAVVEVFTGLGERAGLNSLYLGIIFKIIGISYLAEFGAQICRDAGEGAIAQKIELAAKIMVIILAIPILMAVLETLLKLLPE; from the coding sequence ATGGAAATTGGAACTATTGTAGGCCTTGGCCTTATTGCTACTACCCTTGCTTTAGTGGTGAAAAGAGAACGACCGGAAATTGCAGTTCTTTTAAGCGTTGCTACTGGCGTTGTAGTATTTTTGCTTTTGATGGATAAGATTGCTGCGGTGGTAGAGGTTTTTACCGGGCTTGGGGAAAGAGCGGGGCTAAACAGCCTATATCTGGGAATTATCTTTAAAATAATAGGGATTTCCTACCTTGCGGAATTTGGAGCTCAAATTTGCCGGGATGCGGGGGAGGGGGCAATTGCGCAAAAGATTGAACTTGCAGCGAAAATTATGGTTATAATCTTAGCTATACCAATATTAATGGCGGTTTTAGAAACTCTACTTAAACTTTTACCCGAATAG
- the spoIIIAC gene encoding stage III sporulation protein AC, with translation MASIEIIFKIAGVGILTAVIHTVLKHAGKEEQAYMATLAGVSIVLFWVIQILAELFSEIKTVFKLF, from the coding sequence ATGGCGAGTATTGAGATTATTTTTAAAATTGCCGGAGTGGGCATCTTAACGGCAGTTATTCATACGGTGCTAAAACATGCGGGAAAAGAAGAACAGGCGTACATGGCAACCCTGGCTGGAGTGTCAATAGTTCTCTTTTGGGTAATTCAAATTTTAGCTGAACTGTTCTCGGAAATTAAAACCGTATTTAAACTGTTTTAG